In Streptomyces sp. 840.1, one DNA window encodes the following:
- a CDS encoding roadblock/LC7 domain-containing protein, which produces MTATTDEKLNWLLEGLLERTPGARHALVLSRDGLKLCRTPELSVDQADQLAAISAGIQSLSHGASVEFGDGTGGVRSAMAEFYGGVLFIVEAGAGAHLAVVASEDADVGLVGHNMSELVEQLGEHLVAPPREPSGPPGAPGAAENAAV; this is translated from the coding sequence ATGACCGCGACCACGGACGAGAAGCTCAACTGGCTGCTGGAGGGGCTCCTTGAGCGCACCCCCGGCGCCCGCCACGCCCTCGTACTGTCCAGGGACGGCCTCAAGCTGTGCCGTACCCCCGAGCTCTCCGTAGACCAGGCTGACCAGCTGGCAGCGATCTCGGCCGGCATCCAGAGTCTGTCGCACGGCGCGTCCGTCGAGTTCGGCGACGGCACCGGCGGCGTACGGTCCGCGATGGCCGAGTTCTACGGCGGTGTGCTGTTCATCGTGGAGGCGGGCGCGGGCGCCCACCTCGCCGTCGTCGCCTCCGAGGACGCCGACGTCGGCCTCGTCGGGCACAACATGAGCGAGCTCGTCGAGCAGCTCGGCGAACACCTCGTGGCCCCGCCGCGCGAGCCCTCCGGGCCTCCCGGCGCCCCCGGGGCCGCCGAGAACGCGGCCGTATGA
- a CDS encoding DUF742 domain-containing protein, with product MTSRPRPGRDDDPDRLYTLTGGRSRSDSASFDLVTLVVSECEPAPGMQSEHVAILRMCERPTAVVEIAAGLNLPVSIVRILLCDLLDTSRISARHPRTARVADRLPDPDILEQVLVGLRNL from the coding sequence ATGACGTCCCGCCCGCGTCCCGGCCGGGACGACGACCCGGACCGGCTGTACACCCTCACCGGTGGCCGCAGCCGCTCCGACTCGGCCTCCTTCGACCTGGTGACCCTCGTCGTCTCGGAATGCGAACCGGCCCCCGGTATGCAGTCGGAGCACGTCGCGATCCTGCGCATGTGCGAACGGCCCACCGCGGTCGTCGAGATCGCCGCGGGCCTGAACCTGCCCGTCAGTATCGTGCGCATCCTGCTGTGCGACCTGCTCGACACCAGCCGGATCAGCGCCCGCCACCCTCGTACCGCACGCGTCGCGGACCGGCTCCCCGACCCCGACATCCTGGAACAGGTGCTCGTTGGACTCCGCAACCTCTGA
- a CDS encoding sensor histidine kinase KdpD translates to MRPSTKPTALALLVTVAITGSLCLWAVVAAPDSARTAVAWGAGAAAVLLSAAVATTVHARATLRRLREKHAAESSRFTAETSRMVSASAYDAQRFTAETARMKSAAAAETDRVSTRAAADAERLNAEIARLKARASRSETERSAAVAACANAAGRMQALATSMLADLRDMENRHASEDVLGDLLHLDHRTAQAGRLADSIAVLTGARSGRRWAKPIVMESILRGAMGRISGYQRIRLHSTSDVAVAGHAAEGVMHALAELLDNAANFSPPTAEVHVYVEEVPAGIVLTVEDSGLVMSDVQLRRAERAVSARNQDLTGLSGTRLGLAVVGRLARKHGLTVSFRPSARGGTGALMMLPQEIIARTPMAAPAPAASAAPEPDALPPAAPPREPEPVHTSGTDRSGDAQDSSRTQELRRSDSLPAAAQDTAPDSDTTGGLPRFGESGLPKRSRGRTLAAAESRARASAEADADAPDGPNPRTRTSDPKAQAARFSSFRQAVRPTSPHPEGNTR, encoded by the coding sequence TTGCGCCCCTCAACCAAGCCGACCGCACTGGCCCTGCTGGTCACGGTGGCCATCACCGGATCCCTGTGTCTCTGGGCCGTCGTGGCCGCCCCCGACTCGGCCAGGACCGCAGTGGCGTGGGGAGCGGGTGCCGCCGCCGTGCTGCTGTCCGCCGCCGTAGCCACCACCGTCCACGCCCGCGCCACGCTGCGCCGGCTGCGGGAGAAGCACGCGGCCGAGAGCAGCCGGTTCACCGCCGAGACCTCCCGGATGGTGTCCGCCTCCGCCTACGACGCCCAGCGCTTCACCGCCGAGACGGCAAGGATGAAATCGGCCGCCGCCGCCGAGACGGACCGGGTCAGCACGCGGGCCGCCGCCGACGCCGAACGCCTCAACGCCGAGATCGCCCGGCTCAAGGCCCGTGCCTCGCGCAGCGAGACCGAGCGCTCCGCCGCCGTCGCCGCCTGCGCCAACGCCGCCGGCCGGATGCAGGCGCTCGCCACGAGCATGCTCGCCGACCTGCGCGACATGGAGAACCGGCACGCCTCCGAGGACGTCCTGGGCGATCTGCTGCACCTGGACCACCGCACCGCCCAGGCGGGCCGGCTGGCCGACTCCATCGCCGTGCTGACCGGCGCCCGCTCCGGACGCCGCTGGGCGAAGCCCATCGTCATGGAGTCGATCCTGCGCGGCGCGATGGGCCGGATCAGCGGCTACCAGCGCATTCGCCTGCACTCCACCAGCGATGTCGCCGTCGCCGGGCACGCCGCCGAGGGCGTCATGCACGCCCTGGCCGAACTCCTGGACAACGCTGCGAACTTCTCGCCGCCCACGGCCGAGGTCCATGTGTACGTGGAGGAGGTACCGGCCGGCATCGTGCTGACCGTCGAGGACAGCGGCCTGGTCATGAGCGATGTGCAGCTGCGCCGCGCCGAGCGCGCCGTGTCCGCGCGGAACCAGGACCTGACCGGCCTCTCCGGCACCCGGCTCGGCCTCGCCGTCGTCGGCCGGCTGGCCCGCAAGCACGGGCTGACGGTCTCCTTCCGGCCGTCGGCACGCGGTGGCACCGGCGCCCTGATGATGCTCCCGCAGGAGATCATCGCCCGGACCCCGATGGCCGCCCCCGCCCCGGCGGCGTCGGCCGCCCCGGAACCCGACGCCCTGCCCCCGGCCGCGCCCCCGCGCGAGCCCGAGCCGGTCCACACCTCCGGAACCGACCGCAGCGGCGACGCCCAGGACAGCTCCCGCACCCAGGAGCTGCGGCGCTCCGACTCCCTGCCTGCCGCCGCCCAGGACACCGCCCCGGACTCCGACACCACCGGCGGCCTCCCCCGGTTCGGCGAGAGCGGCCTGCCCAAGCGCTCCCGCGGCCGCACCCTCGCCGCCGCCGAATCGCGCGCCAGAGCCTCGGCGGAAGCCGACGCCGACGCACCCGACGGACCGAACCCCCGGACCCGTACGTCCGACCCCAAGGCACAGGCAGCCCGCTTCAGCAGCTTCCGCCAGGCCGTACGGCCCACCTCCCCGCACCCGGAAGGCAACACCCGATGA